TTGAGAAGAATTGGCAAGCTTGTGATTGACTGGAGCCACTTTATAtcctataagaagaagaaacaaacaggGCAAAGAGGCTGAAACAAAGTAGTTATCAACTGAAAAATATTGAAACATATTCTAACCTTCGAGCTAAGTGACTGATCGACTTGACTTGCAGCATAAGAAGCTAGCCATGAGTCAACTGTCTgtgaaaaaatatacaatatctttgaaataTTGAGCTTTTAGATCCATTTTGTATGCTTATTATATCATTGTATCACTGACCTTGTCTATGTTCCCAAGATCCAACCCTTCAAAGTTCTTCAAAGTCAGACCTCGAGGAAGCGTGAATCTGCATAAGATAATATCCATAAAGATCTCACAAACTTTATATGATGCTGTGAAGTTtcatcacctgtttttgatgtcGGCTTCTCTGCGTCCGAACCTCGGGGTATCTACAGTAAGAGCAATCGCTGTGAATCCAGCTTCTTCAGCTCGTTTCACAAGCTGTCTAACCACGTTTCTGTCCTTATAAACCTGAAATCAAGAGAGAATCAATAgccaaaaaatatcaaaaagggAAAATACATAGCTCGTGTGGACAAAAGGTCATGTGCATACTTACATAGAGTTGGAAGAAACGAATACCAGGTCCTGTGGAAGCAACTTCCTCAACACTACAAGTAGCACATGTAGATAAAGTCtgaaaaaatatcaaagaataattaaaatgaatgtAAAAAGGAGATAGCCAATAAGATGTTGAGAGAGAGCTAGAGAGAAGCAAAACCATGATCGTTCCAGCAGCGGAAGTAGCTCTGGCGGTTGCAAGCTCGCCTGCAATGACAAGCCATTGAGGGAAATGAGATTGCTTCTTTTTCCTTACAAGACATCTCAAGAAGCTACTCTCATAACATAACTCAAAAAGGACTTACCATCAGGGTGAGCCATTTTCTGCATTGCTGTAGGAGCAACCATGGTTGGCATGGAAATGTTAAACCTTAAAACCCTTGTGCTCACATCAATCTCGCTTACATCGATGAGACTCCGAGgcctaaaccttttttttttcaacatatgaaaaaggaaaagtaacATTCCCCCAATActtgaaaacaatttataaggaGGAAAGAAAAGAACATATGGGTTCCCTTACAGAATCCTGGAGAAGGCGTTACGATTCTCCTGAAGAGTCCACTGATCCTCTGCACCAGATGCATAGTAATCATATACCAACTTTGGTAATTTCTCCTTTGCGATTTTCTCATATTCCATCACGTTCGTTATCTCCATTTCTTTTTTGTAATTTCTGCGCGGGATTACACGGAGAGcgtcttggtgttcttgagaaGGTGGCGTACTATAAGACGAAGTCACAAAGTAACGTACTGTAcccaaagttatattttaacAGTGAtgcaacttaaaaaaaaaaacagtgatgcaactattttctttgttttttataCAGAGCTAATGCATGCATGAACGCTCATAATCTACTCATGACCCaagataaattttatataaatgagATGATTTGTTACCTTTTACattattatattcttatatatttccATATTATATGAAGTGTCAATAACTGGATACAATCACAAAGCATGATCAGTTTCTAACTAGAAAAATGCACTTACCTTGATCGTCATGACTGACCAATGCGCTTCTGACTGTGTATACGAGACTTTGAACATCATCTCCCACAGCTCtctgtttcaaattttaaacttcTTCTGCTGTTATGATGATTAGTGTGGTATGGAAAGCAATGGTGCTAAATGTTATGTAAACCTTGTAAAATGCTAGAAATACCATTCATCGTTATAGAAAGTTCCAAACATATGACATACTGATTTGAGCAGCCTTTAAATTTTGAggaaaaaaataacattctGATAATAAAAACAATGTAGTATCCTAGATGGAatgtttcaataaaaaaaaaaaagtatcgtCAAACTACAAAGACCTTTGTAACCAAAATAAACATTTGGTGAAGATCAGATATAAACGAGCCATcttttagagcatctccaatggtgcTACCACCATTAGAGTCCTTAgcattattaaactatttttttctaatttttttttatttgaatagttaaggactctGATCAAAATTGTATGTTCAATGGTATTCTTCAATTTAGAGTTCTtaggaattaaaaaatattaaaattttaaaacatgcgaaattaaaatttttatttattacatgattaaatataaagatacaataaaatataaagataaaatattaaattttaaaattttggtgaatGTTAAATAGATTTAAGAGAAATTGGCACTCCTATACAAAACTAACTGCGTAATTTGCGAGAATGGAAGTTTACTTTTTTTGCTGATCTGTTTTTTATTAATGGCCTTTTTATCCCTACGCTCTCTACAAAACCTATATCGTATACGCTTTTTCAAAAAACTCTATATCCCCTACAGCACGCGACACGCGTGATTCAATATAATCGATGCCTCTTCGGTTTCTCCTCGACCATATCACCACTCATCGTTCCAAAATCACTTTGTGTTCTCCGTCATAACCATAATTTCTGTATCATCACTTATTATTTTCTGAAGGCTCTCCTGATTATATACACACTTTTCTTCGTAAGTCCATGGTTCCGACAACACCAATATCTTCTCCGGCGACGTTCCCTATCACCAACCAACAAGCCACTCAACTTCAACACAAATCAACTCTCACGCTTTCTGCACATTCCTCTCATGTATCTCATCTCTCCGCCACAGCCTCTCTCACCACCCATGGATGGAACTCATTGATTGGAGCTCGCTAGACCTGATTCTCTCACCTACTCCGCATACCAGAATTTCTGCAACACTTGAATAGCTGGAGCATGTAGaaactgaatattttcaatatggATGATTCTAGTTTTTCTGTGAGGACTCATCATGTGCGAAGATATAGAGAATATGTTAAAATCCAACAAGCGAAGTCCTAATTCAACTCCTGAAAACGTTGGAAAGGAAGATGAGAAGCTTAAAGCAGAAAAGAAAATGCTCAGATAAGAGATATGAACTTACATAGCCAGCTAGACAGCTACAAATACATTATCGAACATACTTGTATTTATCCAGCTATATATACTTTATAATGAATCAACAATTTTATTATCCGGCTACATGTTTTTTGTATGAACCAACGCTTTTATTATCCGGatattaaactttatatttcttCCTTATTAGAGTTAGCATGCTGTAAATATTATAATGACACATGCAATGGCACAAAAAAATATCTACGCCAATTTTAGTATCCGGCTACATTTTCTATTTCCAATTACATATTTGACATAGCCGGCTAAACATACTTTCTAATATTTAAGTAATAATACAGattcatataaatttgtatttcttCAAATTGGTAAGAAAATAGGTTTTTAGTATCCGGctatatttttgattatcaattttatattcgACATAACCGGCTACACATACTTTCTAATATTGTAAGGAATAATACAGCTTcgtataaatttgtatttttaccaATCGGTATTTTTAGTATCCGGCTACATTTTtgattatcaattttatattcgCCATAACCGGCTACACATacttttctaatattttaaGTAATAATACAGTTttgtataaatttgtatttttacaaatcggtaaaaaaaaatagggatAACACACAAA
The Brassica napus cultivar Da-Ae chromosome A1, Da-Ae, whole genome shotgun sequence DNA segment above includes these coding regions:
- the LOC111212382 gene encoding glycolate oxidase 3-like codes for the protein MEITNVMEYEKIAKEKLPKLVYDYYASGAEDQWTLQENRNAFSRILFRPRSLIDVSEIDVSTRVLRFNISMPTMVAPTAMQKMAHPDGELATARATSAAGTIMTLSTCATCSVEEVASTGPGIRFFQLYVYKDRNVVRQLVKRAEEAGFTAIALTVDTPRFGRREADIKNRFTLPRGLTLKNFEGLDLGNIDKTVDSWLASYAASQVDQSLSSKDIKWLQSITSLPILLKGVLTAEDARIAVEYGAAGIIVSNHGARQLDYVPATIMALEEVVYAVEGRVPVFLDGGVRRGTDVFKALALGASGVFVGRPTLFSLAADGEAGVRKMLEMLRDELELTMALSGCRSLREISRNHIKADSDFPHYLPAKL